The proteins below come from a single Malus domestica chromosome 03, GDT2T_hap1 genomic window:
- the LOC103432495 gene encoding rRNA-processing protein FYV7-like — MMNRHPKHEENREKFNGSRSNSMKKKKKNMRRMGGQGLSLEAFANAKSNSSYFNPALIKKQKEFYKNSKYVNKYKKSLKQQQGNPPLVIRRFEEEIETEYGKKEGGTEYVSKKENETECGSEMENGTGDDSRKENETGGGIKMSRNDKKKNKYGARSIFKVYEMKHEDEEKARMEREAIIQAKKEEREKAEARRKSAREKMLKKTLKGQPVMKYRIQHLLETIQGFSKQT, encoded by the exons ATGATGAATCGACACCCAAAGCACGAAGAAAACAGAGAGAAATTCAACGGCTCGAGATCGAAtagcatgaagaagaagaagaagaacatgaGGAGGATGGGCGGGCAAGGGCTTTCACTCGAGGCCTTCGCGAACGCCAAATCGAACAGCAGCTACTTCAACCCAGCTTTGATCA AGAAGCAGAAAGAGTTCTACAAGAATTCCAAGTATGTGAACAAGTATAAGAAGTCACTTAAGCAACAGCAGGGCAATCCTCCATTGGTGATAAGGCGCTTCGAG GAGGAGATTGAAACCGAATATGGTAAAAAGGAGGGCGGAACGGAGTATGTTAGTAAGAAGGAGAACGAGACTGAATGTGGTAGTGAAATGGAGAACGGAACTGGAGATGATAGTAGAAAGGAGAATGAAACTGGAGGTGGTATTAAGATGAGTAGGAACgacaagaagaaaaacaagtacGGTGCTCGTAGTATATTCAAAGTGTATGAGAtgaaacatgaagatgaagagaAGGCAAGAATGGAGAGGGAGGCGATTATTCAGGCGAAGAAGGAAGAGCGAGAAAAGGCGGAAGCACGAAGGAAGTCTGCTAGAGAGAAGATGCTTAAGAAAACGCTTAAAGGTCAGCCTGTTATGAAGTACAGAATACAGCATCTTCTGGAGACTATTCAAGGTTTTTCGAAGCAAACATAG
- the LOC103432494 gene encoding protein TRANSPORT INHIBITOR RESPONSE 1-like, which yields MREMQRMVNSFPEEVLEYVFSFIQTDQDRNSISTVCKSWYEIERWCRRRIFIGNCYAVSPRMLIRRFPDVRSIELKGKPHFADFNLVPEGWGGYVYPWIAAMASAYPWLEEIKLKRMVVTDETLELIAKSFKNMKLLVLSSCEGFSTDGLASIAANCRNLRELDLHESDVEDLSGHWLSHFPDTYTSLVSLNIACLGSELSFSALERLVARCPNLRSLRLNRSVPLDRLANLLRLAPRLTELGTGAYSAELRPDVFAILSRAISGCKELKSLSGFWDVVPTYLPAIYSICPGLTSLNLSYSTIQSPDLVKLVSQCPNLQRLWVLDYIEDVGLDALAESCKDLRELRVFPSDPFVVEPNVSLTEQGLISVSEGCPKLHSVLYFCRQMSNDALITIARNQPNFTCFRLCIIEPKIPDYLTLQPLDVGFGAIVENCKNLRRLSVSGLLTDQAFDYIGTYGKKLEMLSLAFAGDSDLGLHHILSGCDNLRKLEIRDCPFGDKALLANAAKLETMRSLWMSSCSVSYGACKLLGQRLPRLNVEVIDERGHPESRPESSPVEKLYIYRSVAGPRFDMPGFVWTMDEDSALRVT from the exons ATGCGGGAAATGCAGAGAATGGTGAACTCGTTTCCCGAGGAGGTTCTGGAGTACGTGTTCTCGTTCATACAGACTGACCAGGACCGGAACTCGATCTCGACGGTGTGCAAGTCGTGGTACGAGATCGAACGGTGGTGCAGGCGGAGGATTTTCATCGGGAACTGCTACGCCGTCAGCCCCAGGATGCTGATCAGGCGGTTCCCGGACGTTAGATCCATTGAGCTCAAAGGAAAGCCTCACTTCGCCGACTTCAATCTGGTCCCGGAAGGCTGGGGTGGGTACGTGTACCCTTGGATCGCCGCCATGGCCAGCGCCTACCCTTGGCTTGAAGAGATCAAGCTCAAGAGGATGGTCGTCACCGACGAGACCTTGGAGCTGATTGCCAAGTCCTTCAAGAATATGAAGCTCCTCGTGCTTTCGTCCTGTGAGGGATTCAGTACTGACGGACTCGCCTCCATTGCTGCCAATTGCAG GAATCTACGGGAGCTGGACTTGCATGAGAGCGATGTGGAGGACCTGAGTGGGCATTGGCTGAGCCATTTTCCTGATACATACACGTCACTTGTGTCCCTTAACATTGCTTGCTTGGGGTCTGAGTTGAGTTTCTCTGCCCTGGAGCGCCTGGTGGCTAGGTGTCCCAACCTGAGGAGTCTCCGGCTCAATCGTTCCGTGCCTCTTGACAGGCTAGCCAATCTACTTCGCCTGGCACCTAGGCTGACTGAGTTAGGCACAGGGGCCTACTCAGCTGAGTTGCGGCCTGATGTCTTCGCAATCCTATCACGTGCCATCTCAGGATGCAAGGAACTCAAGAGCCTATCTGGATTTTGGGATGTGGTACCAACATATCTTCCAGCTATTTATTCTATCTGCCCTGGGCTAACATCACTAAATTTGAGTTATTCCACAATTCAAAGCCCGGATCTTGTAAAGCTTGTTAGCCAATGCCCGAATCTGCAGCGCCTCTGG GTATTGGATTACATTGAAGATGTTGGCCTTGATGCCCTGGCGGAATCTTGCAAGGATCTACGAGAGTTAAGGGTGTTTCCCTCGGATCCATTTGTGGTGGAACCAAATGTGTCCTTGACAGAGCAGGGCCTCATATCTGTTTCTGAGGGCTGTCCAAAGCTCCACTCAGTTCTGTACTTCTGCCGGCAAATGTCCAATGATGCATTAATCACCATTGCTAGGAACCAGCCTAACTTTACATGTTTTCGTCTTTGTATAATTGAGCCCAAAATTCCCGACTACCTGACCCTTCAGCCCCTTGATGTGGGTTTTGGGGCCATTGTTGAGAACTGCAAGAATCTCCGGCGATTGTCCGTTTCTGGTCTACTAACTGATCAAGCATTTGATTATATCGGAACCTATGGTAAAAAGTTGGAGATGCTGTCTTTAGCCTTTGCCGGAGATAGTGACTTGGGGCTTCATCATATATTGTCTGGGTGCGATAATCTTCGGAAATTGGAGATCAGGGATTGTCCTTTTGGTGACAAGGCTCTTTTGGCCAATGCTGCAAAGCTGGAGACAATGCGATCCCTTTGGATGTCTTCATGCTCAGTGAGTTATGGAGCATGTAAGCTACTTGGCCAGAGGTTGCCGAGGCTAAATGTTGAAGTTATTGACGAGAGGGGGCACCCAGAATCCAGGCCGGAGAGCTCTCCCGTTGAGAAGCTCTACATCTATAGGTCCGTTGCAGGGCCAAGGTTTGACATGCCTGGTTTTGTTTGGACCATGGATGAAGATTCGGCATTGAGGGTTACTTGA